A stretch of the Agrobacterium vitis genome encodes the following:
- a CDS encoding VOC family protein: MAEDAGVIAVDHTGFSVASLEEAIQFWTEAMGFDLARRGEMGGEFLRDATGVDDPRCRMALVTAPNGYPIELLEYSTGRTLGQTPHSAGAIGAAHIAFTVTDIRTAIARVERAGWAVKGSPQPIPAGPRRGTMVAYISGPDGITIELMQHPVQHSRVV, translated from the coding sequence ATGGCCGAAGATGCCGGCGTGATAGCTGTGGACCACACGGGATTCTCGGTCGCCTCGTTGGAGGAGGCGATCCAGTTCTGGACTGAGGCGATGGGTTTCGACCTTGCTCGCCGAGGAGAGATGGGTGGGGAGTTCCTACGGGACGCCACGGGGGTTGACGATCCGCGCTGCCGAATGGCGCTGGTGACGGCTCCAAATGGCTACCCTATCGAGCTGCTCGAATATTCGACAGGCCGTACGCTGGGCCAGACACCCCATAGCGCTGGTGCGATCGGCGCCGCGCACATTGCCTTCACGGTTACAGATATTCGCACGGCGATTGCGCGGGTTGAGAGGGCAGGGTGGGCAGTGAAGGGTTCGCCGCAGCCAATACCGGCCGGACCCCGACGCGGAACAATGGTCGCGTACATCTCTGGCCCGGATGGTATCACCATAGAGCTGATGCAGCATCCTGTTCAACATTCCCGCGTCGTGTAA
- a CDS encoding XapX domain-containing protein yields the protein MKIYLLSLTVGLLVGVIYGLLNVRSPAPPVIALIGLLGILVGEQIVPLAKTIWNKEPAAVSWLNHVKPHMFGHMPKGGQTSVDLAASRQDAPEGKG from the coding sequence ATGAAAATCTACCTGCTCTCGCTTACCGTCGGCCTTCTCGTCGGAGTTATTTACGGCCTTCTCAATGTCCGCTCACCCGCGCCGCCGGTCATCGCTCTCATCGGTCTTCTTGGCATTCTCGTTGGCGAACAGATCGTGCCGCTGGCAAAGACAATCTGGAACAAGGAGCCTGCGGCGGTCTCGTGGCTCAACCACGTCAAGCCGCACATGTTCGGCCATATGCCCAAGGGCGGGCAGACCTCTGTCGATCTTGCCGCCTCCAGACAAGACGCTCCCGAAGGTAAAGGCTGA
- a CDS encoding DUF2256 domain-containing protein, with product MPKRREKSDLPTKICPVCSRSFSWRKKWEKTWDNVKFCSQRCRETKVR from the coding sequence ATGCCGAAGCGTCGTGAGAAATCGGACCTGCCTACTAAGATCTGTCCGGTCTGTAGCAGGTCGTTCTCATGGAGAAAAAAGTGGGAAAAGACCTGGGACAACGTGAAGTTTTGCTCGCAACGATGTCGAGAGACGAAAGTAAGATAG
- a CDS encoding hydrolase: MSNKLQVLTPQNSQIIFIDQQPQMAFGVQSIDRQVLKNNVVGLAKAAKIFNIPTTVTTVETDSFSGNTFPELLAVVPDNDILERTSMNSWDDQNVRDALAKNAADGRKKIVVAGLWTEVCNTTFALSCMNDTDYEVYMVADASGGTSADAHKYAMDRMVQAGVVPVTWQQVLLEWQRDWARKETYDAVTTLVKEHSGAYGMGIDYAVTHVHGGAERVSHGKRIGPNPAAI; encoded by the coding sequence ATGTCCAACAAGCTTCAGGTTCTCACGCCCCAGAACAGCCAGATCATCTTCATCGACCAGCAGCCACAGATGGCCTTCGGCGTGCAATCCATAGACAGACAGGTTTTGAAGAACAATGTCGTTGGCCTTGCTAAGGCGGCCAAGATTTTCAACATTCCCACCACAGTCACCACCGTTGAGACAGACAGCTTCTCGGGCAACACGTTCCCGGAATTGCTTGCAGTCGTACCAGACAATGACATTCTCGAACGTACCTCGATGAATTCCTGGGACGACCAGAACGTTCGTGATGCGCTTGCCAAGAATGCTGCTGATGGTCGCAAGAAGATCGTCGTCGCCGGTCTGTGGACCGAAGTCTGCAACACGACCTTCGCGCTCTCCTGCATGAACGACACGGATTATGAAGTCTACATGGTTGCCGATGCCTCCGGCGGCACCTCTGCGGATGCGCATAAATATGCGATGGATCGCATGGTTCAGGCCGGTGTGGTTCCCGTCACCTGGCAGCAGGTTCTTCTGGAATGGCAGCGCGATTGGGCGCGCAAGGAAACCTACGATGCCGTCACAACCTTGGTCAAAGAGCATTCCGGCGCTTACGGCATGGGCATTGATTACGCTGTGACGCACGTCCACGGCGGTGCCGAGCGCGTCAGCCACGGCAAGCGCATCGGCCCCAACCCTGCCGCCATCTGA
- a CDS encoding LysR family transcriptional regulator, which produces MNDYKALRIFLMAAEKRNFAQVARELDMTPAAVTRAIAALEDDLGVQLFVRTTRQVSLTTDGAIYAAQIQPAFEALENARKDVMDTHKTDHGRLRISAPTWFGQQVLPRILSGFRERYPKISFEVSLGDGLVNIIDDDFDLAIRISAAPSDKFTIWRKISVVKRILVAAPGSRFADMQQPSELTPDDCLAYSGQSRRENWVLSDGSRSAIISAGRAFSANSGEVLARMAVEGAGVALLPTFHVAAHVHSGKLVHILQGWTPPDLWLTLYYPPYQALPPRIASFSKFFEEEVSSFMAQRGS; this is translated from the coding sequence ATGAACGACTACAAGGCGCTGCGAATCTTTTTGATGGCTGCGGAAAAGCGCAACTTCGCGCAGGTCGCACGGGAACTGGATATGACGCCAGCGGCCGTGACGCGTGCGATTGCAGCGCTGGAGGACGATCTCGGCGTCCAGCTCTTTGTCCGCACGACCCGGCAGGTATCTCTGACGACCGACGGGGCAATCTATGCGGCGCAGATACAGCCCGCGTTCGAGGCGTTGGAGAACGCCCGAAAAGACGTGATGGACACCCACAAGACCGACCATGGCCGCCTGCGGATCAGTGCGCCCACATGGTTCGGCCAGCAGGTCCTGCCGCGTATCCTGTCCGGGTTCCGCGAACGTTACCCAAAGATTAGCTTCGAAGTGTCCCTCGGTGATGGTCTGGTCAACATCATCGATGACGATTTCGATCTGGCGATCCGTATCTCGGCAGCACCCTCGGACAAGTTCACGATCTGGCGAAAAATCAGTGTGGTGAAGCGCATTCTCGTTGCGGCTCCGGGCAGCCGATTTGCCGATATGCAGCAGCCAAGCGAATTGACGCCGGATGATTGCCTTGCCTATAGCGGGCAGAGCAGGCGGGAAAACTGGGTGCTTTCTGACGGTAGCAGAAGCGCCATCATCTCAGCGGGCAGAGCGTTCAGCGCCAATAGTGGCGAGGTGCTGGCGAGAATGGCGGTAGAGGGCGCTGGCGTGGCGTTGCTTCCAACGTTTCATGTTGCGGCACATGTGCATTCAGGAAAACTCGTCCATATTTTACAGGGCTGGACGCCACCGGACCTGTGGTTGACGCTTTACTATCCACCCTATCAAGCGCTGCCGCCGCGAATTGCATCCTTCTCGAAGTTCTTCGAAGAGGAGGTTTCCAGCTTTATGGCTCAACGTGGGAGTTGA
- a CDS encoding VOC family protein, whose protein sequence is MFTHVMIGSNDLERSKAFYDATFHALGGGPGEIDARGRIVYVYGASRLMVTTPIDGKPATVANGGTIGLVAPSPAHVKAWHDAGTSHGGKSIETPPSERANGSFVAYLRDPDGNKLTARTLPSA, encoded by the coding sequence ATGTTTACGCACGTGATGATCGGCAGCAATGATCTGGAGAGATCGAAAGCTTTCTACGACGCCACCTTCCATGCCCTTGGCGGCGGACCCGGTGAAATCGACGCCAGAGGGAGGATTGTCTACGTATATGGCGCAAGCAGACTAATGGTGACCACGCCGATTGATGGAAAACCCGCGACGGTCGCCAACGGTGGAACGATCGGTCTTGTCGCTCCGAGCCCTGCCCATGTGAAAGCATGGCACGACGCGGGGACAAGCCACGGAGGGAAGTCGATCGAGACACCGCCGTCAGAACGCGCGAATGGCTCATTCGTCGCCTATCTCCGTGATCCAGACGGAAACAAGCTAACCGCACGGACGTTACCGTCGGCTTGA
- a CDS encoding transporter substrate-binding domain-containing protein: MADEPRLIKIATEGAFPPWNAVDPSGNAIGFDVDAGKAICERAKLRCEFVTQAWDGIIPALTVGKVDAIMAGMSITDKRKAIIGFSEPYALTSNYFVVAKALKLPEMDGTARLSLSSMGVKDSQSLKVLKANLQEKIIGVQSSTNAEAFVRDYLGEAVDVRTYDKQDSLNLDLIAGRIDAGLADYSVWKIFLETKEGDAMTLYGPQISGGVFGPGVGIGLRKQDNELTEQLNAAIKSLKVDGTLKALSLKWFGADLVSE; the protein is encoded by the coding sequence GTGGCTGATGAACCGCGACTGATCAAGATTGCCACCGAAGGCGCGTTTCCACCCTGGAACGCAGTCGATCCATCCGGAAATGCCATAGGATTTGATGTCGATGCCGGCAAGGCGATCTGCGAGCGCGCCAAACTCAGATGCGAGTTTGTCACACAAGCATGGGACGGCATCATTCCCGCGCTGACGGTTGGCAAAGTCGATGCAATCATGGCCGGCATGTCGATCACTGATAAGCGAAAAGCCATCATCGGGTTTTCGGAGCCTTATGCCCTTACCTCCAACTATTTTGTCGTCGCAAAGGCGCTTAAGCTTCCAGAGATGGACGGCACAGCACGTCTTTCACTCTCATCCATGGGAGTGAAAGATAGCCAGTCTTTGAAGGTCCTGAAGGCCAATCTTCAAGAGAAAATCATAGGGGTCCAGAGTTCCACAAATGCCGAAGCCTTTGTCCGCGACTATCTGGGGGAGGCCGTTGATGTCCGCACCTATGATAAGCAGGATAGTCTCAATCTTGACCTGATTGCCGGGCGGATTGATGCGGGATTAGCGGATTACTCGGTCTGGAAGATTTTTCTGGAAACGAAAGAGGGCGACGCAATGACCCTTTATGGCCCTCAGATCTCCGGTGGCGTGTTCGGGCCCGGTGTCGGGATCGGATTGCGAAAGCAGGACAATGAACTAACTGAGCAACTCAACGCTGCAATCAAATCTCTAAAGGTTGACGGCACGCTGAAAGCGCTAAGCTTGAAATGGTTTGGGGCGGATCTGGTATCAGAGTGA
- a CDS encoding IS30 family transposase codes for MKRTYSHIDLDERRKIARWRMAGQSIEMIAETLGRHRSTIFREIKRNTFIDEVVPDLNGYYCVTAHDMACERRAKLRKLARFANVRQSVIDRIMHGWSPQQIAGRMRLEQHPIFVSHETIYKFAYSADGHAIKLWRHLPEHRAKRRPRHARRKHGQRFGPELNILHRPNVVAERKQFGHWECDLIQFRKKFGKANVTSLVERVSRFTILLRNNDRQSRPVMDGIIQALRSLPHLARRSMTFDRVTEFTDWPYLQAGIGTQTWFCDPQSPWQKGTVENTNRRARKWLSRDVDPLSVADADLIKICNQLNQTPRKCLGYRTPAEVFRKKLLA; via the coding sequence ATGAAACGCACCTACTCCCATATCGACTTGGACGAACGCCGTAAGATCGCTCGCTGGCGTATGGCGGGCCAGAGTATTGAGATGATCGCCGAGACACTCGGTCGCCATCGCTCGACGATCTTTCGTGAAATCAAGCGGAATACGTTTATCGATGAGGTGGTCCCGGACCTCAATGGCTATTACTGCGTCACGGCGCATGACATGGCTTGCGAACGGCGGGCCAAGCTGCGGAAGCTGGCGCGCTTTGCGAATGTGAGGCAGTCTGTGATCGACCGGATCATGCATGGTTGGTCGCCCCAGCAGATCGCCGGTCGCATGCGGCTGGAACAGCATCCGATCTTTGTCAGTCACGAGACAATTTACAAGTTCGCATACTCGGCCGACGGTCATGCCATCAAGCTGTGGCGTCACCTGCCGGAGCATCGAGCTAAGCGACGACCACGACATGCAAGACGTAAGCATGGTCAAAGGTTTGGCCCGGAACTCAACATTCTGCATCGTCCGAATGTCGTTGCTGAACGCAAGCAGTTCGGACATTGGGAATGCGATCTGATTCAGTTCCGGAAGAAGTTCGGCAAGGCCAACGTGACATCGCTTGTTGAGCGGGTGAGCCGCTTTACGATCTTGTTGCGCAACAATGATCGCCAGTCCCGCCCGGTCATGGATGGCATCATCCAGGCGTTGAGGAGCCTCCCTCACCTCGCCCGCCGATCAATGACATTCGACCGAGTCACGGAATTCACTGATTGGCCGTACCTTCAGGCTGGTATAGGCACGCAAACATGGTTTTGTGACCCTCAGTCGCCCTGGCAAAAAGGAACGGTCGAAAACACCAACAGGCGAGCGCGGAAATGGCTTTCCAGGGACGTCGACCCCTTGTCCGTAGCCGATGCCGATCTGATCAAGATCTGCAATCAACTCAATCAGACGCCGCGTAAATGCCTCGGCTACCGAACACCGGCTGAGGTCTTCCGCAAGAAACTACTCGCGTAG